A stretch of Polypterus senegalus isolate Bchr_013 chromosome 3, ASM1683550v1, whole genome shotgun sequence DNA encodes these proteins:
- the tpbgb gene encoding trophoblast glycoprotein b encodes MSIAGPLFCVVVGLNPGKRCHPPAALLAFLGILRLLSAQTIPCPQSCECSSPGNRVIVKCLSQNLTDVPKDIPPSVKILFVTGNFIKELRSNSFPDPLDQLVNLNFSSNRITSIDPQVFAKMPNLRVLDLSHNQILTFSFKAFGANNILRELNLSSAMANSSVMPDLFALLQNGSLANLVSLDLSDNQLPVLPGDTFSGLVNLKNLDLRNNLLVNLRNGTFRNLSLHQLDLRSNALKTLCNSTLRSLDAQPDIQVQLSDNSWSCDCNIEDFVAWLRRTDIVVDKASLSCEFPDPLRRILLLDVDPSQVDCNYEDMKRVLQTSYVFLGIVLALIGVIFLLVLYLNRKGIKKWLYNIRDACRDHMEGYHYRYEINTDPRLTNLSLNSDV; translated from the coding sequence atgtcaattgCGGGCCCTCTCTTTTGTGTTGTAGTGGGACTTAACCCAGGAAAGCGGTGCCACCCGCCCGCAGCTCTTCTCGCTTTTCTGGGGATTTTACGCCTGCTGTCGGCACAGACCATACCTTGCCCACAGAGTTGCGAGTGCTCGAGCCCGGGCAATAGAGTGATCGTGAAATGCCTCAGTCAAAATCTAACTGATGTTCCCAAAGACATCCCACCCAGCGTCAAGATTCTGTTCGTAACGGGCAACTTTATTAAGGAACTCAGATCGAACTCCTTCCCAGATCCTTTAGACCAACTGGTTAATCTGAATTTTAGTAGTAATAGGATTACGTCAATCGACCCTCAGGTCTTTGCCAAAATGCCCAACCTGAGGGTGCTCGATTTGAGCCACAATCAAATCCTCACATTTAGCTTTAAAGCATTCGGTGCCAATAATATTTTACGGGAGCTGAACCTAAGCAGTGCAATGGCCAACAGCTCGGTTATGCCCGATCTATTTgcgctgctgcaaaacgggagccTGGCAAATCTAGTCAGCCTGGATCTGTCTGATAACCAGCTGCCGGTTCTTCCCGGTGACACCTTTTCGGGGCTGGTCAATCTGAAGAACCTGGATTTGAGGAATAACTTGTTAGTGAATTTGCGAAATGGCACTTTTAGAAATCTAAGTCTACATCAGCTGGACTTGAGGAGCAACGCATTAAAAACGCTGTGCAACTCGACTTTGCGCAGCCTGGACGCACAGCCGGACATTCAGGTGCAGCTATCGGACAACAGCTGGAGTTGTGATTGCAACATTGAAGACTTTGTGGCGTGGCTTCGCCGTACAGACATAGTTGTGGACAAAGCCAGTCTGAGCTGTGAGTTCCCGGATCCCCTGCGACGTATCCTACTGCTGGACGTCGATCCTTCGCAGGTGGACTGCAACTACGAGGATATGAAGAGAGTTCTGCAGACCTCCTACGTGTTTCTGGGTATAGTGCTGGCGTTGATAGGTGTCATATTCCTGCTTGTCTTGTACCTTAACCGAAAAGGTATCAAGAAGTGGCTTTATAATATCAGGGATGCGTGCAGAGACCACATGGAAGGTTATCACTACCGTTATGAGATAAACACGGACCCCAGACTGACAAATCTCAGCCTAAATTCAGATGTTTAA